Sequence from the uncultured Flavobacterium sp. genome:
CTTTGGTGTTGAATTTGGAAAAAGAGGTACTGTTTCTTCAAACCTTGTTCAGGAAAACTATGTAAACTTTAGTGTAAGTTTCTCTTTTAATGACAGATGGTTTATTAAGAGCAAATATAATTAAACATAAAATCTTATGTTTTTTTAAGCACATACAATTTACTACATTTGGCAAATGAATTTACCAAAGAGATATATTATAAATGCTGTCACAGTTCTCGCTGTGACACTGTTTTTTGGATGCGAAAGTAACTTTAAGGATGTTCAGAAATTTAACTTCTCTGAATTCGTTCCGGGCAGTGATGCTGATACCGTTAATATTAAGTATACAGATTCTGGGCGTATAACCGGTGTTTTGGTAAGTCCAAAAATGCTGGATTATTCTAATCTGGATTTTCCTTTTACAGATTTTCCTAAAGGATTGGATGTTACTTTATACGACAAAAAACAAAAACGTACCTTTATAAGATCTAATTATGCTGTTTCATATAAGGCTACAGGTATAATAGATTTACAGGGAAAAGTGAAAATCACCTCAGAAACTGGTCAGATGCTGGAAACAGAGCAATTGTATTTTGATCAGAAAAACGAATGGTTTTATACCGAAAGAAAATTCAAGCTTACAGATGCTAAAGGAGTTTCATACGGACAAGGAATAGATTTTAGTAAAGATTTTAAAGTGATTAATTCGCAACGAGTAAGTGGTGAAATTGAATCATCAGAAGAATAAAAAAAATATTATGGGCTTAATAAAATACACACAATACCTTTATTTGATAATTGCAGCTGCGTTTATTTATGACGGAATCACAAAATTAAATGATCCTGCAAATGGTTATTGGTTAAGTTTTGGGATTGCTGCAGTGAGCATTTTTATGTTCTTCTTCAGAAGAAAATATGCAAAGAAATTTGACGATCATTATAAAAAACAGTAAAAATGGAAATTAGTATTATAATACTATGTTTAATACTATCAGCCTTTTTTTCAGGAATGGAAATAGCTTTTATTTCCTCGAATAAGATTTATCTTGAAATTGAAAAAAAACAAGATAATTTTCTTTCTCAGATTCTAACCAAACTTACCGAAAACCCTTCAAAGTTTATCGCTGCAATGTTAATTGGTAATAACGTGGCTTTAGTTGTTTACGGT
This genomic interval carries:
- the lptC gene encoding LPS export ABC transporter periplasmic protein LptC, giving the protein MNLPKRYIINAVTVLAVTLFFGCESNFKDVQKFNFSEFVPGSDADTVNIKYTDSGRITGVLVSPKMLDYSNLDFPFTDFPKGLDVTLYDKKQKRTFIRSNYAVSYKATGIIDLQGKVKITSETGQMLETEQLYFDQKNEWFYTERKFKLTDAKGVSYGQGIDFSKDFKVINSQRVSGEIESSEE